From Mumia sp. ZJ1417:
CCGCTCGATCCGCGCGAAGCAGGACAACGTACGTTTCCTCAAGGGCACGGTCGTCTCGATGGAGCACTCGACCCGCACGATCAGCCTCGACGGCGGTCTGACGCTCTCGTACGACTACCTGATCATCGCCTCGGGCGTCACCGCGAACTTCTTCGGCATCCCCGGGGCGGAGGAGTTCTCGCTGCCGCTTTACAAGCGCTCCCAGGCGCTGGCGGTGCGCGACCGGATGTTCGAGATCCTCGAGGACGCCGCGGTCAACGGCCAGAACACCGACTTCCGGGCGATTGTCGTCGGCGGCGGCCCGACCGGTGTCGAGACGGCGGGCGCGCTGGCTGAGATGCGCAACGTCGACATGCCGGTGACCTACCCGGAGATCGACAACGAGCGCATCCACATCACGCTCGTCGAGATGGCGCCGCACGTGCTCGGCCCGTTCGCGCCGAAGCTGCGCAACTACACGAAGAAGTCGCTCGAGAAGCGTGGCGTCGACCTTCGTCTGGAGACGTCGGTGAAGGAGGTCCGACCCGACGGGGTCGTCGTGAACGACGGTGAGTTCATCCCGGCGGACATGGTCATCTGGGCCTCCGGCATCACGACGCACCCGATCATCGCGAACTGGGGCGTCCCCCTCGGGCGTGGGCGCCGCATCATGGTCGACGATCACCTGCGGGTCCAGGGTCTGGACAACGTGTACGCCGTGGGCGACATCGCCGTCGAGGACGGCGACCGGGCGCTGCCGCAGCTCGCGCAGCCGGCGCTCCAGGGTGGCAAGTACATCGCGAAGGACATCAAGAAGCGGCTCAAGGGCCAGGAGCACAAGCCGTTCCGGTACGTCGACAAGGGCACGATGGCGACCATCGGCCGCAGCTCCGCCGTGGCCGAGCTCAGGCCTTTCGGCAAGCTCACGGGCTTCGCTGCCTGGGTGACGTGGATCCTCATCCACCTGTACTTCCTGCTGGGCAACCGCAACCGGCTCGCGACGATGATCAACCTGGGCTCGCGCTACATCTTCTGGAAGGGCGGCCACAACGCGATCGTCGGCGAGACGCCGCCGGTCATCGCGCGGCATGCGCCGCCGAGGGCCGTCCTCAGCACGCCGGTCGGGGTGCTGACCGAGACGGTTGTGCCAGCCGAGGTGCCTGGGGTCGAGCCTGCGCCGAAGCCGGAGG
This genomic window contains:
- a CDS encoding NAD(P)/FAD-dependent oxidoreductase, whose protein sequence is MEETQVLPRPRPHVVVVGGGFGGVAAVRALGKADVDVTLVDRHTYNTFQPLLYQVATATLNPGDITWFLRSIRAKQDNVRFLKGTVVSMEHSTRTISLDGGLTLSYDYLIIASGVTANFFGIPGAEEFSLPLYKRSQALAVRDRMFEILEDAAVNGQNTDFRAIVVGGGPTGVETAGALAEMRNVDMPVTYPEIDNERIHITLVEMAPHVLGPFAPKLRNYTKKSLEKRGVDLRLETSVKEVRPDGVVVNDGEFIPADMVIWASGITTHPIIANWGVPLGRGRRIMVDDHLRVQGLDNVYAVGDIAVEDGDRALPQLAQPALQGGKYIAKDIKKRLKGQEHKPFRYVDKGTMATIGRSSAVAELRPFGKLTGFAAWVTWILIHLYFLLGNRNRLATMINLGSRYIFWKGGHNAIVGETPPVIARHAPPRAVLSTPVGVLTETVVPAEVPGVEPAPKPEELAAGPADEKAPERVEESADRTA